In the Vitis vinifera cultivar Pinot Noir 40024 chromosome 2, ASM3070453v1 genome, one interval contains:
- the LOC100261533 gene encoding UDP-glucose 4-epimerase GEPI48, with the protein MAKTILITGGAGYIGSHTVLQLLLGGFRAVVVDNLDNSSEIAIHRVKELAAEFGDNLVFHKLDLRDKQALEQLFASTNFDAVIHFAGLKAVGESVQKPLLYYDNNLIGTITLLEVMAAHGCKKLVFSSSATVYGWPKEVPCTEEFPLCAANPYGRTKLVIEDICRDIYGSDSEWKIVLLRYFNPVGAHSSGHIGEDPRGIPNNLMPFVQQVAVGRRPALTVFGSDYSTKDGTGVRDYIHVVDLADGHIAALCKLFNSEIGCEVYNLGTGKGTSVLEMVAAFEKASGKKIPLVMAGRRPGDAEIVYASTAKAEKELNWKAKYGISEMCRDQWNWASKNPYGYESSPTQD; encoded by the exons ATGGCGAAAACCATTCTGATCACCGGCGGTGCCGGATACATTGGCAGCCACACCGTTCTTCAGCTTCTGTTGGGCGGATTCAGGGCGGTCGTCGTTGACAACCTCGACAACTCCTCCGAAATCGCCATTCACCGCGTTAAAGAACTGGCTGCTGAGTTCGGCGACAACCTCGTCTTCCACAAG TTGGATCTAAGGGACAAACAAGCGCTTGAACAACTTTTTGCCTCAACAAa TTTTGATGCTGTCATTCACTTTGCTGGGTTGAAGGCAGTTGGTGAAAGTGTGCAAAAACCATTGCTTTACTATGATAACAACCTTATTGGCACAATTACTCTATTGGAAGTCATGGCTGCCCATGGATGCAAAAAG CTTGTTTTTTCATCATCAGCTACTGTTTATGGTTGGCCAAAGGAGGTTCCATGTACAGAAGAGTTCCCGCTATGTGCTGCAAATCCATATGGACGAACCAAG CTTGTTATTGAAGATATATGCCGTGATATTTACGGTTCAGATTCTGAATGGAAAATAGTGTTGCTGAGATACTTCAACCCGGTTGGTGCACATTCTAGTGGCCATATTGGTGAGGATCCTCGTGGAATCCCAAACAACCTTATGCCCTTTGTGCAGCAAGTTGCTGTTGGCAGGCGACCTGCACTTACAGTTTTTGGAAGTGACTATTCAACAAAGGATGGTACCGGG GTCCGTGATTACATCCATGTTGTTGATTTGGCAGATGGGCACATTGCAGCTTTGTGCAAGCTATTCAACTCAGAAATAG GCTGTGAAGTGTACAACTTGGGAACAGGAAAAGGAACATCGGTTTTGGAGATGGTTGCAGCATTTGAGAAGGCATCTGGAAAG AAAATTCCTCTAGTCATGGCCGGACGAAGACCTGGTGATGCTGAGATTGTTTATGCATCGACAGCCAAAGCAGAAAAAGAGTTAAACTGGAA GGCCAAGTATGGCATCAGCGAGATGTGTCGGGACCAATGGAATTGGGCCAGCAAGAACCCCTATGGCTACGAATCGTCCCCAACACAAGACTAA
- the LOC100266730 gene encoding GDSL esterase/lipase At4g10955 codes for MPSERENFNLSGPLHLTTVDWKNTHHQRSVAASLVQGVYILERDRQEKRQGSQALAPPWWEFFQFQIVLQLVDDADSCIFGAIYKFTPQASPGTLSTNESPHYVIAFRGTIRKPHSVSQDLKLDLQLLQNGLHRTSRFEIAMQAVRNMVAATQENNIWLAGHSLGSAMAMLAGKNMAKMGIFLEAFLFNPPYVSAPIERIKDKKVKQGIRIASSLITAGLAVAVKGTHQRNQFEDQFVALSTWVPSLFVNPADHICSEYIGYFKHRKKMKDIGAGGIERLATQNSIHGLFMTAIGKESEPPLHLIPSAVLTINSIPSPDFKHAHGIHQWWGPELYLKSKLYKYS; via the exons ATGCCATCTGAGAGGGAAAATTTCAACCTTTCAGGACCATTACACCTGACTACTGTTGACTG GAAGAATACGCACCATCAAAGATCTGTGGCTGCGAGTTTGGTTCAGGGTGTCTACATTCTAGAGCGGGACCGCCAGGAAAAACGTCAAGGGTCCCAAGCTCTTGCCCCTCCTTGGTGGGAGTTCTTTCAATTTCAGATAGTTCTCCAGCTTGTGGATGATGCTGATTCCTGTATTTTTGGTGCCATCTATAAATTCACACCCCAAGCGTCACCTGGTACTCTCTCAACAAATGAAAGTCCACATTATGTCATTGCCTTCCGTGGCACCATTAGGAAGCCACATTCTGTCTCACAGGACTTGAAGTTGGACCTCCAGCTCCTCCAAAATGGACTTCACCGGACATCTCGTTTTGAGATTGCAATGCAGGCTGTCCGGAACATGGTGGCTGCAACCCAAGAAAATAATATCTGGTTAGCTGGCCATTCCCTGGGTTCAGCCATGGCAATGCTTGCTGGAAAGAATATGGCTAAGATGGGCATTTTTCTTGAAGCTTTTCTCTTTAATCCACCATACGTCTCAGCCCCAATTGAGAGAATTAAGGATAAAAAAGTGAAACAAGGGATCAGAATTGCGAGCAGTTTGATCACAGCAGGGCTAGCTGTTGCTGTGAAAGGTACCCACCAAAGGAACCagtttgaagatcaatttgtGGCTTTGTCTACTTGGGTTCCATCTTTGTTTGTTAATCCAGCTGATCACATCTGCTCCGAATATATCGGGTATTTCAAACacaggaaaaaaatgaaggacATTGGAGCAGGAGGCATTGAGAGGTTGGCTACCCAGAACTCAATCCATGGTCTATTTATGACTGCAATAGGAAAGGAGTCAGAACCACCACTTCACCTCATTCCTTCAGCAGTTCTAACAATTAATTCAATTCCTTCCCCAGATTTCAAACATGCCCATGGAATTCACCAGTGGTGGGGACCTGAACTGTACTTGAAATCCAAACTTTACAAATACAGTTAA